The DNA segment ATTCCTTCTACCTTTTAGCAAAATTAGATAAGCAATAGGaatttggtttggggttttattctgGCATGCTCCAGGTGGAGGGATATGAGGATAGAGCCTGCTCGTGCCCTTGCTGCCCAGCCCTGCGGCCCAGCGGCCTCCTCACTGCCCCTGTCGGCTTGCAGGTGTTTCACTGCCACTTCAACAGCAacttcttccccctcttcctggaGCATCTGTTGTCGGACCACATCTCCCTGTCCACGGGCTCCTTCCTGTTGGGTGAGTGGGCGCCTCGTGCAGGCTGGAGGAACTGAAGCTTGCACCCCAGGACCTCTCCCCCAGCTGCAGACGCAACTCCCTCCCGCGCTGGGGCCTggctggcagggggcaggggggcagaggcCGCTGTGGGGTTGCATGTCCAGCCCCCACCCGGCCCTGtttgcgggggggaggggtggggcctgTTGCGATGTGAGTAGGGTAGGGCTGCTCTCTTGGTGCCCCCCGCAGTAGCTATTTAACAACTAGGATTACAGGCTGAGGGGCTTGGGTGTGCTTCTTGACTCTGCTTAttcactgtgtggccttgggtatgttttatttaaactctTGGGGCCTCCATTTGTCACCTGTAAAGTAGGAATAATATAGTACTTACCCTAAAGAGTTGTAGGGATTAAAGAAAAGGATGTGAAGCTCTtcgcacagagcctggcacgtcGTCAGTGTTCAATCAATGCCAACTCTGATTCTGATCGTTAAGATGTggataattaaaaacaatttttttaatgtttacttttgagagaaagagaaaactcgagcaggggagggggctgagagaaaggaagacagaatccgaagcaggctctgtgctgtccgtgcaaagcctgatacagggctcaaatccatgaactgtgagattatgaccccagccaaagttggttgctcaaatgactgagcgcTCCTCCCCCCACGCCCGGGTTACCCCAAGATGTGGGTAATTGTGGAAGCTATGGCAGTGGCCCCTGACAAAGCCGCACCCTTTCTGCCCAGGCATCTCCTATGTCGCTCCCCACCTCAACAACCTCTACTTCCTGCCCTTGTGCCGGCGTTGGGGCGTCTACGCCGTGGTGCGGGGGCTCTTCCTGCTCAAGCTGGGCCTGAGCCTGCTCATGCTGTTGGCTGGCCCTGACCGCCCCGGCCTGCTCTGCATCTTCATTGCCAGGTATGCActgccctccctcacccccacgcCTCTGTTCCACCCCTTCATTCTCGCCCCTTCTCTCTGCTGGCAGTAACCGTGTTTTCACTGAGGGCACCTGTAAGCTGTTGACCCTGGTGGTCACTGACCTGGTGGACGAGGACCTGGTGTTGAACCACCGTAAACAGGCGGCCTCAGCTCTTCTCTTTGGCATGGTGGCCCTGGTGACCAAGCCAGGCCAGACCTTCGCCCCGCTGCTGGGCACCTGGCTGCTCTGCTTCTACACAGGTGAGGGCCCTGGGAGCTGGCGCAGGGGCTCTTGAGGCTCCAGGGGTCAAAGCTTACCTGGCACACCAGCAGACAAACTGGGtccagcaagggagagagaatggcagCTGGCCGACAGAAGCTGTGCCTGGGCCACTCCTCCTCGGCCTCTCCCTACGTGGGTAGAGGAACTGAGTCTCCAGTCTTCCAGTCTTTCAAtagttcgttcgttcgttcattcgttcattcgttcagtcattcattcattcaacaagtgtgTATTGAATACTTTCTCTGCCAAGAGTTGCTCCAGGTCCTCTAGGGAAATAACAATGGCCTTGCCATCATGGAACTTTTATTCTAGTcaggggggagggatggggttaGCAGTGAACAGCCAAATGAGAAAACAGCAGGTAGTGGTAAAATCAATGGTACAATGGATAGTGGGACTGAGAAGCTACTTTAGTGTGGtccaggaaggcttctctgagatgACACCTAGGATGTGGACTGAAGAGCAAGGATTTGGTCTTGAAAGACCTCAGTGAATCCCAGACAGAAGGGgaggcaagtgcaaaggccccagGTATCAGAGGTGGTTAGGAGACAAGGCTGGGAAAGTAGAGGGCTCTGTAAATCAGGACagggtttggattttattctcgTTGTGAAGAGATTCTATTTGCCAcggttttaagcaggggagtgacgTGGTCTGATCTATGTTTTTTCAACTTCACCCtgactgctgtgtggagaatgggtTGTGGGGAGGCTGTGGCAGAGGCGATGGAAGCTTGGAGCAAGCGGTGCCAAGGGGGCCGGAAGAAAGTGTCCCGGTACCGGATGTGTTTTGGAATTGGGGGGAAGTGAAGGATTGGCTTTTGGGGAGTGGTGAGGTTTACTGAGGAACCCAGGAAGACTGAGGTTTTGGTAGACAGTGGTACCAGACACCGAGAAGGGAAGAGCGGAGGCGAAGCAAGTTTGGGGAGGAATTGAGTTGTGGTTTAGACGTACACGTGTGTTGTTTGAGATGTGGCGCTGTGCTGTGGACTTTGGAGGAGACCAGGGCTGACCTTGTTCTTTCTGCATGCTCTCTTgtcctaggtcatgatctcttccaGCAGCCCCCGCTGGCCCCTGTGGGGAGTGCTCAGCCATGGCCAgagcccccggccccgcccccggcgcaGGCCCCGACGCTCCGCCAGGGCTGCTTCTACCTGTTGGTGCTGGTGCCCATCACCTGTGCTGTGCTGCAGCTGTTCACTTGGTCCCAGTTCACGCTGCACGGGAGACGCCTGCACATGGTCAAAGCCCAGCGCCAGAACCTATCACGGGCCCAAACCCTGGAGGTTAAGATGGTGTGACAGGCAGGCACAGCAAGGCCATCCTGCTGATGACACTGTCTGCCACCCTGGTCAGAAGCCACTTTTGCCAGCCCCCCATCCTGCCGCTGTGCCTTTACTGGGGCACAGCCTGGAGGACAGATGGCAGAGTGGGAGTTTCTGAGGCTGAGCCGGGAGCGTCACTGGGGTCTAAGTTCCTGCTTGGCTGTCTGACCCAGCTTGGGCAAGGGCTGGGCTGTATGTGCTCAGGGACCTCTTCCCCCCTTTGGggctggaggaagaagagaaccAAGAAGGGATGGGGCCGCCCTGTGGTCACACGGGGTTGCTGCATGGGCAGCATGGGGGCCTATCCCACTACCTGGCTGGGGCCGGTGCTTTGTGCGGTCTCAGAAGCCACTTTCACCCACTCAGGGGAAGCTGTGAgtcccactgccccctccctccacctttccAGTGGTTTCTCTGAGCTGTCTGCTTCAAGCTGTGCCTGAAGGAGTGTGCCCTAGCTGCTGCAgggcttccccaccccacctggccTCTAAAAGAGGCTCATTTCATCGCAGACTGATTAAAGTCAGTCATTTCTATTCCCATTCTTGAGGCGTGTGCTGTGTGTGGGAGCAGTGGGTTGGTGGGGCTGGGGAACAGGACTCCTCACCTAATAGGAAAAGTACCCTGAGAACGTTCTTCTGCCGATGAGTTGGTGGTGGTGACGGGGGAGGGCACCCTCATCAGATTTTTCACTGAGGGAGCAGGAAAAGCATGCAGACTGGTATCTGCATGGGTATTTGGGAGCGAAATGACTTGGAGGCCTGTGGTCATGTCCCGGTGCCTTTCCTATACACCACTGCCAGACACGGTGAGCAAGAGCAGCTGCTTCCAAGACTGAGGTCCCCAACCCTGGAGTCACTGGGAGCTCTCAGAAATGCTGAGGTCTTGAGTTCTGTTCCTCCAGATTCGGATTTCATGGATCTGGGGTATGGCCTGAGCACTGGGGTTTTGGAAAGCTCTGTGATTTTACTGGGCACCTGTGACTAATGCCCCTAGTGCTCTAGGTGCTCTAGGCCAGTGTTTGTCAACCTAGAGATACTTGGAGCCAGATAGTTCTTTGTTATGGATATTtataacagcatccctggcctctcctatttttttttttaattttttttaacgtttatttatttttgagacagagagagacagagcatgaacaggggaggggcagagagagagggagacacagaatctgaaacaggctccaggctctgagctgtcagcacagagcccgacgcagggctcgaactcacggaccgtgagatcatgacctgagccgaagtcagacacttaaccgaccaagccacccaggcgccccacctggcCTCtcctagatgccagtagcatctcactaccagttgtgacaaccagatGTCTCCAGACATCACCAAATGTGTCCCACAGGCAAAATTGGCTTGATTGGGAACTACTTACTGCTCAAGGCCAATGGTTTTTCAAGGTCTATACAGTGGCTAAAGATTTAGGCTCTAGGGCTGTATTGCCTGGGTTCATATCCTAGCTAATAAAGAGCAGAGCTTTGGGAAATTACATAATCTTTCTGTGGCTCTATTTCCCCATCTGCAAGGTGGATAATAAAAATACCTACACACTTTGTAGGGTTGTTGGATCAAATACGTTAGTGTTTGTAAAATGCCTGGCAATCCCTGCCACCCGCCCCCCCAAGCATACAGGTTTCAAATGGAGAACTGATTAGTCAGAATGCCCCAGGaactatattttaataagttCCTGAGCTTCTCATCCATGTGGAAGCTTTGAGAGCCTCTGACTTCAGGGATGTCAATAGCTGCTCCCCTCATTCGAGGTGGTCTCACTCATgggtttttgtgtatgtgtgcagggCTGGGACCCTCAGTCCCTGGGTTTTTGGCATGAACACCATCTTCTTTGTATCCACTTGACAGGCCGGGACTTGGGCTGAGAGCTAGATAAGTCTTGCTGGTACAAGAGTGCCCTCTAGAGGACAGATGAGGCCCAATCACTACCTCAGATTCAGGGCCTGCAGCTCCTCTCTTCCCACCCAGCACCAAGAGACAGAGGCCCAGCTGCCGGGTCTATTGGAACGACTTTATTTAAGTACACTGGGCCCCACCAGGCAACGTGGTTTGTGCAAGGGACAGGCTTGGGCTAAGAGAAGGGAGGTGAGCTGGTTAAGCACACTGCAGTCTGCGGGTCGCCACATCGCTTTCACACACACCTGCTGCTGTGGCCCATACCTGGCAGGGCCTTTGGTCGTTGGACGGCATGGGGGGAGTGCTGCCTGGAATCTGGGACTGGGGCGGGTCTCGGTGTCACAGGTGAGGGTGCCGGTGAAGATCTGCTAGCCCCAGCTTTGCACATCTGGGCTGAGGAGCCTTTTTGGACACTGCTAGGCCAGCCCAGTCCAGGGTAGGCACCGGGCCCCACTGGAGAGGAGATGAGCCTAGGCCCATTAGTTCCTGGCACTCTGGTCTGGCCCCCTCCCTCCTTAACTAGACAAGTCCAAAATTACGAATGGCACAAATCAGCCCAGTGGGGGGGCCTTCTCTCCTCTACAGCCTACCCCCCTGGGTCAGCTAGAGTAGGAAAAGGCAACCTGGTTAATTGCAGCTCTTTCTCTAGTCCTAAGAGCGCTGGATCCCAGTACCCCTCCTTTGCTAGGGGCCTCTGCCAAAGAGCAATTCTACCTCCTGTTTCAGAAAATCTAACCGGCAACCAGCCTGTTGATTCCAGGGCAGTGagcaaaaggaagaggaaaaaagaggctGGCGGTAGTGACTTTGAATGTAGCCTCTGATCCTAAATAGGCCCGAGGCCTATGGATACTTGTCGGTTCACCATTAGCAGGGAATGGCGGGGCCCTGGACGCTATGCTAAACTGAGGTGCTGTAAACATTAGTGTGAACAGGGTGACTGGTGGGCAGGAGGCGATGAGCTCCCTCTCTCCAGTCCCATACTGAACAAacacttcaataaataaaactgaagatgGCATTGCCCAAGGATGGATGAAAAGCAAGTAACAGGGCCTGGGGCTGACAGACTCCTGAAACTCTCCCGAGACCCCCCTGGACAGGGGCTAAGGGTTGGGGTGTTCGCTCTGCCACCAATCAGAAGTAGCACTACTCCTGCCTCTTTGAATGCCCAGCACGGTACTGGTCCCCAGGTGAGGTTGAGGGGACCCTGCCGTCTCCTGACCCCAGAGTCTCAGTAACAGCTCCTGGAGTGCTTTTCCAGACTCCCGAACCCAAATTGCAACAAAACCAGACAGAACTCAACCCTGGCCCCAGTCCTCAGTCCATGATTGATTGGCATCAAGAGCAGAAGGCCCAGCAAGGGAGGCAGCGGCTGCCTTGGGCCTCAGGGCACCCTGGGGGTGGGACGGGGTGGGGCTAGCCCAGCCTGGGATGGGCAGCAGCAAGGTCTCCCGGGATttaccttctctgtctccctatggTAGTAAACGTAGTCCCACACAGCCAGCCAAAGGCCCAGCTGACGAAGTGGCCCTCTGCCAGCACTCTTCCCTGTTGGGGGCCAGTTAGTGGTCAACCCCAGGCCTCAGGCCATCACCATCATGGGTAGTTCATCGTCCTTTCTGGGCCCTGGGATCCCTGGGCCACACGGCACTCGCATATGCGCACACACTCATATccacgcactcacacacacactcacacacacaggcagTTCCTCGCAAACACTCCGACTCAAGAAAGCGAGTTTTAAAGTGGAGTTAACTTCAGAGAGAGGTGAAGATGATGTCCCAACATTAGAAGGTTTTCCTGTGGATAGATCGGGCACCGTCTTCTTCATATTCCTTCTTGGAGACCCACATCTTCTTAAAGGTGTCCAGGGAGGCAAGGATGGAGCCCCTGGAGTGGAGGGAATCCCAAGGAATGTTGTGAGAGGGAGGAAGTGTTCGTGGAGCCAGCCAGTCCCCGTGGGGCCAAAGCAGATGAGGCTCTGCTTTCAAGGGATGGGGTGGTGAGTGGTAATGATGCCCTCACTTCTTATTCCCTAGGAGAACTACTCACCCAATCCATGTGGAATACAGTCTCTCTTGAGGTGCAGATATCTGAAAAGGTGGGTGGAAAGAGGAATCTGAGACTTTCAACCTCCTTGTCCTTTTTCTGCCCAACGCTCATCCTTACGGCCCATTCCACTGCCCATGGCAGTGGATGTGTTGTCTCACACAACAGGCTTTCACTTATGTCCCTGCTGGACCCAGTGGGCTCTCTGGGGGGTATTGTGGCCAACCTGACACTCATCTGGAGAAGCAGATTTCCAGCAGCGCTAAGTATCTACAGCTCCCAGGAAAGCTGGTGCTAACAGGGGCCAAGATCCAGCTTTGCTGGGGGCTGATGGGAAGCAGACTCCATGGCAGGAACTACACTCCAACATTTCGCTCCCCTCAACAGGCACCAAGATGTCGGACTGTGTCACGAGAGCGGCAAGAGTCAGCCTGCCAATGCTACAGTTTCTCTGACAGACCACACGTGGGCCCTTAGCCTAACACCCTGCCACATCAGGGTCTCAGAACTGCCCCCTTttgtggggaaggagagggaaaatgggttcTTCCCGCTGGCAGACCTCAAGGTCAATGTGGAATCTGGGAACTGTGTAGCCTTGGAGGGGAGCCCCGGTTCCACGCAGCCCCAGCGCCAGCCCCCAGCATGCTCCTACCCTGATCTTCACGTCTTTCGGAGCCAGTTTCTTCACTTCACTCAGTAGCCTGTCACCAAAACCTGAATGGGCAAGACAGGAGAATCTCATGTCAATCCTCTGGGCGTCTGGGCCCAGCAAGATCTGGAAACTTCCTGGAGATGGGCCGAGAGCAAAGACCAACCTTTGAACAGGGTGGAGCCTCCCGAGAGGACGATGTTAGAGAAGAGCGTGCGCCGCAAGTCCATGTCCGACTTCTGGATGGCAAACACCAGCACCTCGTGGATGCCCTCACTCTCCTCTCCAATCAGGTCTGGCCTGAACAGCAGCTCAGGTGCCCGGAATCGGGAAGGACCAATCTGTAGGGTGGAGAGCAAATTCAGAGGCTGGGACCAGGGCTGAGGTCCCTTTGGGAGTGAAAATAGAAGAGGCAGCTCACACTATACTGTGCCCAAGTGATTATGGAGAACACGAACCACCCTCTTCCGAACCCCTTCCTGACCTAGGCAAATGCCCCTGATGCTTCCTCTCCTCTACACGGGAGAAGCAAAGTTCCTGACGCCTCGTTCTGCGGGAGACAGTGCTGCTCCAGAGCTCCGGTGCTCCAGGCAGAGGGTGTAAAAGGGCTGGTGCATCTGACTCCAGCCTCCCCCTGGGGAGTTATTTGGGCTCAGAGCTTCTGACAGCCTGGGACGACTGAAGGGAGATCCACGCCTACCTCAATGGTGCTGCCGTCGGGCAGGTAGTACTGAGCCTTCTCCGTCTCTAGTGTCTCATCCTTCTGCGGGTTTATGGACAGGTAGCAGGCTCTCTGCAGAACCGAGCAGGAGTCAGGCAGGCATGAAACTTAGGCCCACCTGGTCGAAGCCCCAGGGCTGCCAGATGCACTCCTGCAGATATCAGCCTCTCCACAGTGATTGCCCTAAAGGTCCACAGAGCTGCTGTTCTGGAGCCAGGGCAGGATGGCCTGTCGGCCTACACTGGGTGGCACTTCGGACAGGAGTTCCTACCTGCTCCACCTTCCTTGTGGGCAGGCGTGGAAACTGGCTCTCTGGAGCCGGGTCTGAGACCACAACCCAATTTTAATCTAGACTTAGGCTTCTTCCTTCTACTACTCATGGTTCTGGGGCCTGTCTACCCAGCTCAGAGGATTCCCTAGAGCCGTGGGTGGCAGAAGGATCtggtttacttaaaaagaaaactgtattgTGACTTcttcaaagatgtaaaagaacaTACCTGATTTGGACATAAGGTATAAAAACATAATGAACATTGGTACACCCATCACCAGCTTAAGAAAGAGCAGCACCTCCCTTCTTCCCACAAGATGGCAGCACTTGGGGACAGTGACCGTCAGTGTGAGGGGGGCCTAGCTGGGATCACAGGGTAGCCAGGAGGCCTGGCTGGGGAGAACAGAGCCTGActagggacccccccccccccaagacagGGGCTTGGCCTCTTTTCACTCCAGGTCACAGAGGTCCCGGCTGCCCTGTTTCCATTCTCCATCCCATCCCTGGGCCCATGGGGCAGCACTCACTTCTTTTATAGCCTTGACAATCTCAAACTCAGAAGATGAGTGGAAATCATAGCCCTCCTTCCGCAGGTAGAGGCGAAGGAAGCGAGAGACATCTCGGCCAGCAATGTCGATGCGCATGATTGAGTGGGGCATGGCAAAGCCCTCATAAATGGGTACAGCATGTGTGACGCCATCCCCAGAATCCAGCACCACACCTGTGGTCCTGCCTGTGGCATAACTGCAGCACAGGGAACAAATCGTCACTAACCCCTGCCTCTTTACTATGGCAAAACACTAGcttttttttagaattcaaaGTTAGCTAAGCTAAGCTGCAGCCTGCCTTTCTCTAGGGGCCTTAGACTGGCCACAGTACTAAGTCCAAGCATAAGCAAGCCTGAAAAACCTGAATGAAAGGagcccagcctctcccagcccctcccctgttccgGAAGAAGAGGCCTTCCAATCTCAGGAGACAGCCTAGCCTTCAACTGCTTCAGGGTCCCAGCCCAGGGGCAGTTTTTACTTCCCAGACAAGAAGAAAAAACTCAAATGCCTACAGGGGCCaggtaggaaaggaaaataagaatattttcactTCCACAAAACACTTGCTTTTTTCCCACATGGCCTCCTAGGTccgtagttgttttttttttttgtttgttttttttgtttttcctcttttggtAAAGACAAAGGTACAGATATATATTTCTGTGatccaaagggaaaaaacccATGATGTTTGATAAGTAGCAACTGACGCTGCCTCGTGCTGGGAGGACAGCAGGGAATAGAGCAGGCTGCGGTGAAGTCAAACTTGCAAACTACCTAACATGGCAGTGGCTATTTCAGCTCTAGCTGACTTTTGTCCTATGTTTTGTACATGCCCAGTATTGCCAGATCTTTCCAGAAATTAGTATGTTGATAGGAAATccactcctcctcctttttttaaagtaggctgcatgcccaatgtagggcttaaactcatgactctgagatcaagagtttcatgttctactgactgagccagccaggtgccctggaaatctcccaattttaaaatgctggcttgggcgcctgggtggctcaattagtgaagcgtctgactcttgatttcggctcaggtcatgatctcatggttcgtgaaatcaagccctcctttgggctctacgctgggcgtggaacctgcttgggattctctcttccccactctctttctacccttccctCGCTCGCatgtatgcactctctctctcaaaataaataagtaaacttaaaatgcTGGCTCACTAGGGTCAAACACATCCTATCTGCAGCTCACCAGTGTATAATCTTGGCCTTAGATCTAACCCTAGTGTGAGGCAGGCTGGGCGCAGGACAGGCATGACAGGCGTATGAAGACGGAGACTATGGTGGTGTTTTCATCACGACTCTGTCACCAGCCTGGCACAGCGTCTGGCATAAACAGGCACTGGATAAATATCTCAATAAGTTACAGGGGACTTTAGGAAGAGCTGTAGCACCGTGTGGCCTTCCCAGCAGGCACAGCAGAGAGGCTTGGGCACCAAACCACTGAGAGAATAAGAGAAGCGAGACTGGGAGAAGATCTCCATACCCCCTTTCCTACCCAAAGGAGAGGCAGCCTCCATTCTGCCCGCAAGGGGCCAGGCTGCTTGCTACTCACAGGCTGAGCACAGCTTGCATGGAGATGAAAAGGGCTGGAACATTGAAGGTCTCGAAGAAAACTTCAGCAGCTCGTTCGCGGTTTTTCCGTGGGTTTAAAGGTGCCTCCGTCAGGAGCACAGGGTGCTGGTGAAAGATGCCCAGAGGGCAATCAGGGCCAAGTGAGATCTCTACCTCTCATTAGCACCCGGGCAGGAGGCCCCTGTGTGGTATGCTAGAGAACCGAGGGGAACTTTGTGAGCCTCCCTCCAAAAACAGGCAAGCTGGACCTGCCATCTACCCCAGCGTGAGCCAGTTTGTCAGCCTTCCAAATTCACGCTCACTCTGAAGTCTCATTCCGTCCttgcctctgcctccttcctcccctccctatCCTCCAAGTTTCTTACATAGGCCTCTGTATTTACTGTAAATCTCCAATTGTCCAGAAGATTTTACTAAACTCTAAATTTGGAATTACTATGAtacaaaaaatagtataaaatttttttctaaatagaaaattacatttaaatattgaatatatttttgaaagacgTTGTATCTCCTTCCCCTGGAAATTCTGATGTCTAGGACACaccttcctttgttttcctgaGCTGAGAGTTTCTTCCTTAGAAGTTAGAGTATAAGCTCTGAAGTCTGAAAgacatgggtttgaatcctagctctaccACTTTATTCCCTAGGTGATCTTGGAAAGACTACTTGGCTTCTCTGAACATTTTTTCTGTTcccttgtttgtaaaatggagataatactacCTGTATTTCATAGGACTGGTGTCCTATTCAAGATTGAATGCAAACATGTCTGAAGAGCACATGGCCTGGTGCCACGGTAAGACTCAAACCCTCCTGGCAGttatcctcccttcctccttctcctccccttcctcctcctcctcctcctcctcctcctcctcctcctcctctttgggGTAGTGGCTCTGTCCAGCTCTCACACTGTGCATGGGTGCCGTGCTCATAGGAccctcacctcctctgagaaAGTCTGCAGTTGGTCCTTAGAATAGACATATTGCCAGATGCGCTCCATATCGTTCCAGTCCTTGACGATGCCGTGCTCCATGGGGTAGCGGATGGACAGCAGCCCTCGGTGTTcctgggggcagagagcaggagttACAGCAGCAGCCAGTCTCTCAGCCAGGCGGCCCACTCTTCCAGCACAGGGAGTTCCCACCCCACAGTCCTCAGCCAGGGCTAAAGGCAGGCCCCCATTTGCCAAGTCTCTAAACTGTATGCTGTAAACTGTTCTCACTGCCTGATTAGCTGGCAAAGCAGAGGGCTTCTGCATTTCCCTGGGCCCTGGGTGCCCTTATGGCAAGTGACAGGAGGCACCCTTCTCATTGCCTGATCCCAGGACACAATCTCCTGGCTCCCACCTCTGGGCGTCAGCACTTGCAGCCCAGGCTGGCAATAATGATTCTGTTGTTCTGTATCCAGAGGCTGCCCCAGGGCTCTGCCAAACTATGCTAATTAACTCATCCCCAGGGTATCCCAGCTAGGATATCCCCCTGAATCCCTTTTGCCAAAACAAGAACCAAGCTAGCTAATCTCATCATTGGCAAGGTAGTGACAGAATacagaaggaaagcaaaagccCTATTTTCTAGACTGGTTTCTATTTCCCAAAGTGGGTTTCCAGATATTTCCTCTCCAAAACCAGAGGCTGCTCCTGAGAGAAATGAACCAATCAGACCTAGGATGAGAGGACCAAAGGGGGATTTAAGAGGAAATTGCTCCTTTTACTCATGGCTGTCCCACTGCTGGGACACTGCCCATGTTGGGAATAATGAAGGTCCTCTGTTGGCTTGAGGCTTCTACAGTAGGACTGGGAATTACCTCGGCTTTGGGGCCAATGAAGATGTCACCTTCCAGGGCTCCGGCCATGACACGAACGTGTTTGGGTCTGCCCACACTATAAAAGAGATCAGGGGGACCgtcacttttcctttcatgaCATAACACAGGAAGGATGTGCAGATGTGTATGCTTAGACAGGAAGAGCTGGACTCAGTTCTACTGTGTTTATCTCTGAGGAGTGAGGTTACAgttgattttgattttcttctttctacttttctgcatttcctgcaatttctacaatgaacatgtattattttaagttttttgtatattatttcaaatttctGACCCAAACGAGAGATCCCTTCTCTCCAAAAGGTAGAGGGCTGACCCCATAACAAAGCTGACAAGCCTCCCAAgcttctgctgctttttttttttttaaaggattttatttattttttaagtaatttccataccaatgtggggctcgaacccacaaccctgagataaaggGTCGCGTGCTCCACCAACGGAGCCGGCCAGACAACACATACCTCTCAAGCTTCTGACTAAGGTACACAATTACTTACTAGTTTGGAAAGCAATATTTGGGAATCTGATCACCAGCAAAACCAGCTTTAATCACACCGGATccctgaggagagaggagagacaaagaaaagtcAGAAGTATGACAAAAACAAGAGGAGATATATATCATACAATATGTATAATACgg comes from the Panthera uncia isolate 11264 chromosome D2, Puncia_PCG_1.0, whole genome shotgun sequence genome and includes:
- the ACTR1A gene encoding alpha-centractin; the encoded protein is MESYDVIANQPVVIDNGSGVIKAGFAGDQIPKYCFPNYVGRPKHVRVMAGALEGDIFIGPKAEEHRGLLSIRYPMEHGIVKDWNDMERIWQYVYSKDQLQTFSEEHPVLLTEAPLNPRKNRERAAEVFFETFNVPALFISMQAVLSLYATGRTTGVVLDSGDGVTHAVPIYEGFAMPHSIMRIDIAGRDVSRFLRLYLRKEGYDFHSSSEFEIVKAIKERACYLSINPQKDETLETEKAQYYLPDGSTIEIGPSRFRAPELLFRPDLIGEESEGIHEVLVFAIQKSDMDLRRTLFSNIVLSGGSTLFKGFGDRLLSEVKKLAPKDVKIRISAPQERLYSTWIGGSILASLDTFKKMWVSKKEYEEDGARSIHRKTF